From Arachis stenosperma cultivar V10309 chromosome 2, arast.V10309.gnm1.PFL2, whole genome shotgun sequence, one genomic window encodes:
- the LOC130960337 gene encoding AAA-ATPase At2g46620-like — MTIVMIILILIILLFLIRVMLFKTGLIHSTKKLQQTLQEIFYVHQYLKVPELNESMQPNPLYRKVFLYLHSLPSIEDSDFTNLVTGTNQNDIVLCLDANQLIEDHFLGATLYWFNQKTEPNRKNENRTGSFLLKIRKNDKRRILGAYLRHIHDVAGDMESNGKRELRLFVNAGDGDGGVRWRSVPFTHPSTFETIAMGEDLRSKVKSDLELFLRGKKYYRKLGRAWRRSFLLYGPSGTGKSSFVAAMANFLGYDVYDVDLENVRGGDSDLKLLLLETTPKSIVVVEDLDKFVVAATTESSLPAASATGIQMLNIMDGILSACCGEERVMVFTMNSKDGVDPDLLRPGRVDVHIHFPTCDFSSFKELASSHLGVKEHKLFPRVEEILARGVSLSPAEVGELMIANRGSPSRAIKSVIGALRPDGGDGIGRRESADDDCDDVDGGDGCNAVKDFRKLYGLFKLRNGKRSRPSNNTLVHD, encoded by the coding sequence ATGACTATTGTAATGATAATCCTCATTCTAATAATCCTGCTATTCCTGATTCGGGTTATGCTATTCAAAACAGGATTAATCCACAGCACAAAGAAATTGCAACAAACGTTACAAGAAATTTTCTACGTTCATCAGTACCTTAAAGTTCCCGAACTCAACGAAAGCATGCAACCGAACCCTCTTTACAGAAAAGTCTTTCTCTATTTGCATTCTCTTCCTTCAATTGAAGATTCTGATTTCACGAACCTCGTTACCGGAACCAACCAAAACGACATCGTTTTATGCCTCGACGCAAATCAACTCATAGAGGATCATTTTCTTGGTGCAACTCTCTACTGGTTCAACCagaaaaccgaaccgaaccggaAAAATGAGAACCGGACCGGTTCGTTTTTGCTCAAGATCAGAAAAAACGATAAGAGGAGAATTCTCGGGGCTTATCTCCGCCACATCCACGACGTCGCCGGCGACATGGAGAGCAACGGGAAACGCGAATTGAGGCTTTTCGTGAACGCCGGAGACGGCGACGGAGGAGTTAGGTGGAGATCGGTTCCGTTCACGCATCCTTCGACGTTTGAAACGATCGCGATGGGGGAAGATCTGAGGAGCAAGGTGAAATCAGATCTGGAATTGTTCCTCCGCGGGAAAAAGTACTACCGGAAGCTCGGCCGAGCTTGGAGGCGGAGCTTCTTGCTGTACGGTCCCTCCGGCACCGGAAAATCGAGCTTCGTCGCTGCTATGGCGAATTTCCTTGGATACGACGTTTACGACGTCGATCTCGAGAATGTTCGCGGTGGCGATTCAGATCTGAAGCTCCTCCTCCTCGAGACGACGCCGAAATCGATAGTCGTCGTGGAAGATCTCGACAAGTTTGTTGTCGCCGCGACGACGGAATCATCGTTGCCGGCGGCGAGCGCCACGGGGATACAGATGCTGAATATAATGGACGGGATTCTTAGCGCGTGTTGTGGAGAAGAGCGCGTGATGGTGTTCACGATGAACAGTAAGGATGGGGTCGACCCGGATCTGCTTCGTCCGGGTCGGGTCGACGTTCACATTCATTTTCCCACGTGCGATTTCTCATCGTTCAAGGAACTCGCGAGTAGCCACTTAGGTGTCAAGGAGCACAAACTGTTCCCGCGCGTGGAGGAGATTTTGGCGCGTGGGGTGAGTCTTAGCCCGGCCGAAGTCGGCGAGTTAATGATCGCAAACCGTGGGTCACCGAGTCGGGCCATAAAATCAGTAATCGGAGCGCTAAGGCCGGATGGCGGCGATGGGATCGGACGGCGGGAAAGCGCCGATGATGACTGTGATGACGTGGACGGCGGAGATGGGTGCAATGCTGTtaaggattttcgaaaattgtatGGTTTGTTCAAATTAAGAAATGGGAAAAGATCTCGACCGTCAAATAATACATTGGTCCATGATTAG